CAATGTAAAGAAATTCTGGCACTCCCTTATCAATGGTGTAAGTGGAGCTGCGGCTATTACAAAATTTGACAGCAGCAAGTTCAAAACAAAATTTGCCTGTGAACTCAAAGATTTTGACCCGCTGGATTACATGGACAAGGCCGAAATCCGCAAATATGATCCTTTTACCCAGTATGCACTTATAGCTGCAGAAGAGGCTATAAAAGATGCCGATATCAATTTTGAAGAGTTAAACAGAAACCGGATCGGAGTGATATGGGGGTCAGGAAACGGCGGAATACAAACCTTCCAGCAGCAGGTCAGCGAATTTGCACTTGGAGATGGGACTCCTCGATTTAATCCGTATTTTATCCCTAAGATGATCGTAGATATTGCCGCTGGTATGATTTCCATAAAATACGGCCTTAGAGGTATCAACTTTTCTACTGTATCTGCTTGCGCTACCTCGAATACAGCTATTATAGATGCTTTTAACTATATCCGTTGGAATAAAGCTGACATGATCATCACAGGCGGCTCGGAAGCCCCTATCACAGAAAGTTCAATAGGTGGATTCAATTCTGCAAAAGCCTTATCTACACGCAACGATGATCCTCAGCAGGCATCCAGACCTTTTGATATAAACAGAGATGGCTTTGTAATGGGTGAAGGTGCCGGCGCACTGATACTGGAAGATCTGGAAAGCGCAAAGAAAAGAGGCGCAACTATTATTGCAGAAATTGTTGGCGGTGGAATGGCCGCAGATGCATACCATATGACCGGTACACATCCGGAAGGTGAAGGTGCCTATCTGGGGATGCTCGCAGCATTGGAAGATGCTGGTCTGCAGCCGGAAGATATTGGTTATCTCAATACACATGCGACATCTACAGCTCAGGGGGATCTGAGTGAACTGAGAGCCGCACTGCGTGTTTTCGGAGCTGAAAGTAAAGTAAATATCAGTGCTACAAAATCCATGACAGGACACCTGTTAGGAGCTGCAGGTGCAATAGAATCCATTGCCTCTATCAAAGCAGTACAGGAAAACATAATCCCTCCAACAATCAACTCGGTTGATATTGAACCCGAATTTAAAGATATATTCGATCTTACTTTAGAAAAAGCACAGCATAAAGAACTGCATTATGCAATGAATAATACGTTCGGATTCGGCGGACATATTGCGACTTCTATTTTCAAAAAATACACAGATTAAAACAGTTTTCTGAACACCCAGATTTCAGTTTTTTCATTTATCCGGAAGCAGTCAAAGCTGATGCTTCCGGATAAATTAAATAATCTCCGGTTTAGATCAAAAAAAATTGATTATAACCGTTCTCTTTGTTTTATTTGTACTTCCTTTCGGGATGTAGCGTAGCCCGGTATCGCGCCAGCATGGGGTGCTGGAGGTCGTCGGTTCAAATCCGGCCATCCCGACTAACTCTTACAGTCTTCAACGATTCGATCCGTTCTTTCTTTTTTAAAGATACTTTAAGATCTGCCCACTCTACCCCTCCTTTATTTTTTTTAGTATAAATACCGTTTCGTAAAACAATGAATATAAAATATTGTTTCTTACTTAATCTGCATTTAAACAGCTGCAGTAACACTATTTAATTAGAAACATATGCTATTAAACAAACGTATATCGGTGTGGGATTTTATTAAAATAATAAAATTTGACTTACTCTATATTGTCACCTTCTCCCTGCTGATCGGATGGGTTTCTCATGAGAAATATCTGGAATCTATTGTTATTCCTCTGCCTATTATTTCTACTATGGGAACGATTGTTTCTTTATTACTGGCCTTTCGGACAGCACAATCTTACGACAGATGGTGGGAAGCACGCATTGTATGGGGCGGTATAGTTAATGATTCCCGTACACTGATACGCCAGTTAATACAATTTCTGCCAGACAGCTCACAACAGGAAATTAATTCATTTGCCGAACGTCAGATCATCTGGAATTATGCCCTCAGTGAATCGCTCAGAAGAGTTCCGTTTTCACATAAAGTACAGCACTACCTGGATAAAAATAATATACATGATCACAATATTCCCAATACCATACTCAGTGCGCATAGTTTACAGCTTAAACGGCTGGCAGAACAACAGCAGATCACAGAGTTTCGTCAGGTACAGATAGATGAAACATTAGTACGTCTCTGCGATTCAATGGGAAAATGTGAACGGATAAAAAACACAGTATTCCCGTCATCTTACAGTGTTTTGCTACATTTTATGATTTGTGTATTCATTGTTATGCTTCCCTTTTGCTTAAGCGACAATCTGATGTATGCCAAAATTGCACTCACAATAGGTATACCCGTAATTTTTATTGCTATTGAGAAAACAGCCATTATGATGCAGGATCCATTCGAAAATTCGCCTATGGATACACCGATGACAACCTTAAGCCAGACTATTGAAATGAATATTCTGCAACAGATAGGCGAGAAAAATGTGTCTAAACCCGCTCCTCCTGCACCTGAAGAGTACTATATTATGTAAGCAATAAGAAATTGTCTTTCGCTGCTCTACTTAAAATGATCAGCGTATATGTTTTTTACGTAAACATAACCGTATCCCTCATTTGATTTTTGTAATTTTGCAACATGGAAGCAAAGGAAACTTTAGAGGAATATTACAGCAGGTTAAGCAAACCGGTTCCTCTGGAATTCAGTATACATGGAGCCAATGCTGCACACTTCAATATTCTGAAAAGAGGAAATTGTTTTACTACATTAAATTTTGCCCGCAGAGACTATTACAAGATTGTTCTTACCCGTGGGAAAGCGCTTTTACAAACTGAAAAAGGAGAAGTGCTGATTGATAAACCTGCGCTCTTCTTTTCGGACAGAAATATTCGTTTTGGATGGGAGAATCTACCTGAAGATCAGGAGGGTTTCACCTGTTTATTTAATGAATACTTTATCACACCAACAATACGACAATCTTTCCGAAAACTATTCTCCTTATTTAAAGATGATATATATCCCTTTCTTTTTCTAAATGACACACAATATGAGCATCTGCATCACTATTTTTCAAGTATGCAGCGCGAGTATTGCAGCAATTTCAGTGATAAAGATCTGTTATTAAAAGATTTGCTGAATCTTGTTGTCTATACGGCGATCAAGATCAAGACGACCAGTATGCCTCATGATTCGGGTATTTACCAACAGGATATCGTAACCCGTTTTATGGATCTGCTTGACAATCAATTTCCGATTGAATCCCCTGTACCGGGTTTACAACTCCGGACTCCTGCCCATTTTGCAGACAACCTGCATATACATGTGAACCACCTCAATCACAGTCTTAAAGTACAAACAGGCAAAACCACCAGTGACTGGATAAAGGAGCGTATACTCGCTGAGGCTGTAAATCTCCTGCTGCACAGTGGCTGGCGTATCGCCGAAATTGCAAACGGACTTGGGTTTGAATATCCTCAGCATTTCAATACATTTTTCAAAAAGCATATGGGTGAAAGTCCCCGTCAATACAAATTCACATCGGCAACACATATTTGATTTTTGTACTTTTTGATTTGAATTCCTTATTTTTTACTCTTATCATATGAACTACTTTTGTACTCTGATCTGACACAAATAAGTCTATGAAATTATACGACCCCAAATACAAAAGCATCTGTACACTTTCTATTTTTCTGATGATACCCCTTTCTGGTCTTGTCACAGATGTATACCTTCCCTCCTTCCCCGAAATGCAGAAAATGCTACATACCAATGCCGGAGGTATTCAATTAACATTAACATTTTTCCTGATCAGCTACGGTATTTCTTTGCTTATGGCGGGAAGTATTGTAGACAGCTTTGGAAGATACCGTATTGTATTGGTAGCACTCACCGTATTTTTGCTAAGTAATGTGGCTATTGCGACTGTTCACAATATTCATTTTATATACTTAATGCGCATTTTACAGGGAATTTCAGCCGCTTTTATAGTGGTTGGAAAACGCGCTTTTCTTGTGGATATTTATTCCGGACGACAATTACAGCATTACACCAGTATGCTTACGATTATCTGGGCTATGGCTCCTATCACTGCCCCCTTTATAGGCGGTTATTTGCAGCAGGCTTTTGGCTGGACAGCAAATTTTTATCTGCTGGCGGGCTATTCCCTGATCTGTCTCTTAATTGAATTGTTTTTTTCAGGAGAAGCACTTCAGATTCGTAAACCTTTTGATGCACAAAATATCCGCCAGTCTTATCAGCATGTCCTTGGAGCTCC
The Sphingobacterium spiritivorum genome window above contains:
- a CDS encoding bestrophin family protein encodes the protein MLLNKRISVWDFIKIIKFDLLYIVTFSLLIGWVSHEKYLESIVIPLPIISTMGTIVSLLLAFRTAQSYDRWWEARIVWGGIVNDSRTLIRQLIQFLPDSSQQEINSFAERQIIWNYALSESLRRVPFSHKVQHYLDKNNIHDHNIPNTILSAHSLQLKRLAEQQQITEFRQVQIDETLVRLCDSMGKCERIKNTVFPSSYSVLLHFMICVFIVMLPFCLSDNLMYAKIALTIGIPVIFIAIEKTAIMMQDPFENSPMDTPMTTLSQTIEMNILQQIGEKNVSKPAPPAPEEYYIM
- the fabF gene encoding beta-ketoacyl-ACP synthase II; the protein is MRRVVITGMGALTPIGNNVKKFWHSLINGVSGAAAITKFDSSKFKTKFACELKDFDPLDYMDKAEIRKYDPFTQYALIAAEEAIKDADINFEELNRNRIGVIWGSGNGGIQTFQQQVSEFALGDGTPRFNPYFIPKMIVDIAAGMISIKYGLRGINFSTVSACATSNTAIIDAFNYIRWNKADMIITGGSEAPITESSIGGFNSAKALSTRNDDPQQASRPFDINRDGFVMGEGAGALILEDLESAKKRGATIIAEIVGGGMAADAYHMTGTHPEGEGAYLGMLAALEDAGLQPEDIGYLNTHATSTAQGDLSELRAALRVFGAESKVNISATKSMTGHLLGAAGAIESIASIKAVQENIIPPTINSVDIEPEFKDIFDLTLEKAQHKELHYAMNNTFGFGGHIATSIFKKYTD
- a CDS encoding helix-turn-helix domain-containing protein, with product MEAKETLEEYYSRLSKPVPLEFSIHGANAAHFNILKRGNCFTTLNFARRDYYKIVLTRGKALLQTEKGEVLIDKPALFFSDRNIRFGWENLPEDQEGFTCLFNEYFITPTIRQSFRKLFSLFKDDIYPFLFLNDTQYEHLHHYFSSMQREYCSNFSDKDLLLKDLLNLVVYTAIKIKTTSMPHDSGIYQQDIVTRFMDLLDNQFPIESPVPGLQLRTPAHFADNLHIHVNHLNHSLKVQTGKTTSDWIKERILAEAVNLLLHSGWRIAEIANGLGFEYPQHFNTFFKKHMGESPRQYKFTSATHI
- a CDS encoding MFS transporter, whose protein sequence is MKLYDPKYKSICTLSIFLMIPLSGLVTDVYLPSFPEMQKMLHTNAGGIQLTLTFFLISYGISLLMAGSIVDSFGRYRIVLVALTVFLLSNVAIATVHNIHFIYLMRILQGISAAFIVVGKRAFLVDIYSGRQLQHYTSMLTIIWAMAPITAPFIGGYLQQAFGWTANFYLLAGYSLICLLIELFFSGEALQIRKPFDAQNIRQSYQHVLGAPDFSIGLVVLGFSYGMVMVFGMAAPFIVEQRFHFSAVTTGYCALLSGLGLMTGGILGKTLQNKPFFSKLVTAVTIQLALSVIMYTTSRYNPNIYVLMAFVLCLHVMSGFIYNIYFTYCLTRFPTHAGVASGLTSGGCYLVTSLASMMLIKTIKINGQEGLAVSYFVFALCIALSLFIFMRSMKTSQITTVGH